AACGCGCCCATCACCCCGGCCGCCGATTGCCTGCTGGAGGAGCGCGGCACCCCGGTGGTTCCGGACATCCTGGCCAACGCCGGCGGCGTCTCCGTCTCCTACTTCGAGTGGGTGCAGAACCTCCAGCGCTTCCGCTGGGGCGCGGAGCGCGTGCAGGAGGAGCTGGCGCGCACGCTGAACGCCGCTTACGACGAGGTGCGCGCCACGGCCGCCGAGTTCCGCGTGCCGCTGCGCGTGGCCGCCTTCATCCTGGGCGTGCGCCGCGTGGCCGCGGCCACGCAGCTCCGGGGATACTGACGAGCCGGGGCATTGGAATTCGCGCCGCCGGCGACAACGAGGAAACCTACTCGAGCAGGATCGGCTTCCCCTCCTTGCGCGCGAGCGCGCACAAAGCGATCAACTCGCCCAGAAGAGGCTTGCCCTCCGCGTCGAGGTACACGTCGTAGAGCGTCCGCGGCTTCCGGCCGGAGGAGGCAAGCTTACTCTGCCAATTGGAGTCCGGCGGCTCGGGCGGCAGCTTCTTGAACGCCGCGGCAATGGCCTCTAGCTCGCGCTGTAGCTGCGGAAGCTCCTCCACCTCCCACCGATCCGGCTCGAAGCGGCACAGGAAGGTCGGAAAAGAGCTGCCGAACTCTCCCACTTCGAGCAGAGCGTGCACGCTGTCGCGGAAGTAGTAGAAGTCGTCGGTGCTGCCAGTCTGCACTCGCGCAAGCTGGCGCGCCCCGTCCATCACGCATAGTGTGATCACGCCCCGCAGGCTCCGACCTGGGTCTCAGCGGCGGAAGGCTGCCTCGCTCCTGAAAGTGACACTTTCAAACAGGCATATCCAGCTGCCAGGATGGAGGCAGGCTGCGGCAGGGCGCGGCCGGCGCTGGAGGGGCGGCTGGGGGTGGAGTCGGATTCAGCCGTCAAGGAGGAGATCGCGTCGGCACTGCGGGTCTGATGCCCCCCGCCGAATTGGCGGGGGGCATGGTACGGCGCTTCACGATCGCGGTCCTGTCCGTGGAGCGAAAAATACCCGGGATCGGCTGCACTACCTCGAGGACTCGAATTATCTCCTCGGCGGGGGCGGCGCCGCGCTCGGGGTCAGCCTCCACCACCAGCCGCTGACACGCGGGCAGCTGCCGGTCCCGCCGAGTGCGGCCGCTGACATGCTTCCGAAGAGGCCTCGGGAATTCTGGGGACGTGTCCGTGCCATCGTTTCCTTCCCCTCTTTATGGATGATCCACTCCAATCCGCGCGGCCGTTCAAGGGGTCGCAACCACGTGTAAGTCCCCTGGAGCGCGACTGGAGGAGCAACGTGATTCACGGCCGTGCCCCCAAAGTCATGCGTGACCAGCGGGAAGGGCGCTCAGTGGAAGGGAGGCGCGTGGTCGCTGCCGCGCAACGCCACTCCCCGTGCCGAGATCCCGCACCTGCCGAACCACAGGCCGGCCCAGGCGGGAGAACTGGCCATCCGACAGTCGCTCCTTTACCACGACCGTCCCGATCCAGAGCAGGAAGTGCGTATGCCGGGCAAGCTGGGGCGACTCGGAAACACCCCCGCCGGGCTTGTGGGCAGGTCGGCGATGCGGTTCACCGGCTCGGGTGTCT
The sequence above is a segment of the Gemmatimonadota bacterium genome. Coding sequences within it:
- a CDS encoding glutamate dehydrogenase, which produces NAPITPAADCLLEERGTPVVPDILANAGGVSVSYFEWVQNLQRFRWGAERVQEELARTLNAAYDEVRATAAEFRVPLRVAAFILGVRRVAAATQLRGY